Proteins co-encoded in one Cytobacillus sp. NJ13 genomic window:
- a CDS encoding ATP-binding protein, whose product MKGFNQQTLIKEETKAIKLFIWLFYIILTLYDLFYYYLLPLNTGGSTGLPKGGLGWGYYLSIIGLLPLALYLIRTKRPFQVKYLFFAGFFLIDFSNSMLIYFGESKEFQSGSAVELLFIIFAPIFVNKRYFWIVTGGMIAKYLLAGLLLSSQKVMVPIVLMAIFSSVSYVLLTRFYSYIHSLTHVFQELRQTEKLAAVGQMASAVGHEVRNPLAALRGFTQLQMEKHPEDQDRYKIMIEEIDRINLIADDLMILSKPRLPMFKRVELNALINYVISIIHEQAATQNIRLETENLESIPKVQCDENMLKQAFINLVKNAMESMTKGGTILISAKVAEGDQVLISIKDEGCGIDAENMERVVDPFYTTKPDGTGLGLMVTKQIVDEHKAGITFESEKGKGTIVNLTIPIDQPTQ is encoded by the coding sequence ATGAAAGGCTTTAATCAACAGACTTTGATAAAAGAAGAAACAAAAGCAATTAAGCTTTTTATATGGCTATTCTATATTATTTTAACACTTTATGATTTGTTTTATTATTATCTGCTTCCCCTCAACACTGGCGGCAGTACCGGGCTGCCAAAGGGCGGGCTTGGATGGGGGTATTATCTGTCTATTATCGGGCTCTTGCCCTTAGCGCTGTATTTAATCAGGACAAAACGCCCTTTTCAGGTAAAATACTTATTTTTTGCAGGTTTTTTCCTGATAGATTTTAGCAACAGCATGCTGATCTATTTCGGTGAGTCGAAGGAATTTCAGAGCGGAAGCGCAGTAGAACTTTTATTTATTATATTTGCACCGATTTTTGTGAATAAGCGCTATTTTTGGATAGTAACCGGCGGAATGATTGCGAAGTATCTTCTGGCTGGTTTACTGTTGAGCAGCCAGAAGGTAATGGTACCAATCGTGCTTATGGCTATTTTTTCAAGTGTTTCATATGTTCTGCTGACCCGCTTCTATTCCTATATTCACTCGCTGACACATGTTTTCCAGGAGCTGCGCCAGACTGAAAAGCTGGCTGCTGTCGGACAGATGGCTTCGGCAGTCGGTCATGAAGTTAGAAATCCTTTAGCAGCGTTAAGAGGATTTACTCAGCTGCAGATGGAAAAACACCCAGAAGACCAGGACCGCTATAAAATCATGATTGAGGAAATCGACCGTATTAATCTGATTGCCGATGACCTTATGATCCTAAGCAAGCCAAGGCTGCCCATGTTTAAAAGAGTTGAACTGAATGCATTGATTAACTATGTCATCTCGATCATACATGAACAGGCAGCCACTCAGAACATCCGTCTTGAAACAGAAAATCTGGAATCTATCCCCAAAGTTCAGTGTGACGAAAATATGCTGAAGCAGGCTTTTATTAATTTGGTCAAAAATGCGATGGAATCTATGACAAAAGGCGGCACGATCCTGATTTCGGCCAAAGTGGCGGAGGGTGACCAGGTTTTGATCAGCATTAAAGATGAGGGCTGCGGGATCGATGCTGAAAATATGGAACGGGTCGTGGATCCATTTTATACAACTAAGCCGGATGGAACCGGTTTAGGGCTGATGGTTACCAAGCAGATTGTGGATGAACATAAGGCGGGAATCACGTTTGAAAGTGAAAAGGGGAAAGGGACAATTGTGAACCTTACTATTCCCATAGATCAGCCAACCCAGTAA